One stretch of Rosistilla oblonga DNA includes these proteins:
- the smpB gene encoding SsrA-binding protein SmpB: protein MAKKKQQKSKAKSGKKPPPPKNVAENRKAKHQYEIFETLECGMVLVGSEVKSMRDGKLSLDEAYGRIQGGELWLIGADIGHYSNAGLWNHAPRRPRKLLVHSRELDKVSGKAKERGVTIVPLRVYFNERGIAKCVIGLVRGKKLHDKRETLKKRDTDRGLARAMRRR from the coding sequence GTGGCGAAGAAAAAACAGCAGAAATCGAAGGCGAAATCGGGCAAGAAGCCGCCGCCCCCTAAAAACGTCGCCGAGAACCGGAAGGCGAAACATCAGTACGAGATCTTCGAAACGCTCGAGTGCGGGATGGTGCTGGTCGGTAGCGAAGTGAAATCGATGCGCGACGGAAAACTCTCGCTCGACGAAGCGTATGGCCGGATCCAAGGGGGCGAACTCTGGTTGATAGGGGCCGACATCGGGCACTACTCCAACGCCGGCTTGTGGAACCACGCCCCGCGGCGGCCGCGAAAGCTGCTGGTTCACAGCCGCGAATTGGACAAAGTGAGCGGCAAGGCGAAGGAACGGGGCGTCACGATCGTCCCGCTGCGCGTCTACTTCAACGAACGCGGGATCGCGAAATGCGTGATCGGTCTGGTCCGCGGCAAGAAGCTGCACGACAAACGCGAGACGTTGAAAAAACGCGATACCGACCGTGGACTTGCTCGCGCGATGCGACGACGATAG
- a CDS encoding formylmethanofuran dehydrogenase subunit C, producing MIRLILKRQPKVPLQAERLSPDGLSGLSHDAICAIEIIHGRRRCRVDEFFEVQGEGADELQIEGDLRKVQQIGSRMTRGTLAIRGDVGMHLGASMSGGKITVDGDAGDWAGAEMVGGEIHIGGNAGDRVGGAYVGSLTGMKNGTILVDGTVGSEIGLRMRRGLIVVGGQAGELAGLQMKGGTIVLRGGAAARCGAWMRRGTIVSLQPVATLATHRYSTDYNPTFLNLYARHLQGFGIEIPYRSEEGGYARYCGDGSVRGKGEILVWQPRDASV from the coding sequence ATGATCCGTTTAATACTGAAACGCCAGCCGAAGGTGCCGCTGCAAGCCGAACGCCTGTCGCCCGACGGGCTGAGCGGGCTGTCGCACGATGCGATCTGCGCGATTGAGATCATCCACGGACGCCGACGTTGCCGCGTCGATGAGTTCTTCGAAGTGCAAGGCGAGGGAGCGGACGAACTGCAGATCGAAGGGGACCTCCGCAAGGTCCAGCAGATCGGCAGCCGGATGACTCGCGGCACGCTCGCGATCCGCGGCGACGTTGGCATGCACTTGGGAGCGTCGATGTCCGGCGGCAAGATCACCGTCGACGGAGACGCTGGCGACTGGGCCGGTGCAGAGATGGTTGGCGGTGAGATTCACATCGGTGGCAATGCGGGAGATCGTGTCGGCGGCGCTTACGTGGGGAGCCTGACCGGGATGAAAAACGGAACGATCCTCGTCGACGGAACCGTTGGATCGGAGATCGGTCTGCGGATGCGACGCGGTTTGATCGTCGTCGGTGGTCAGGCGGGAGAGCTTGCCGGACTGCAGATGAAAGGAGGGACGATCGTATTGCGAGGTGGAGCTGCGGCGCGATGCGGAGCTTGGATGCGGCGAGGAACGATCGTGTCGCTGCAACCGGTGGCGACGCTGGCAACCCATCGCTATTCGACCGATTACAATCCGACGTTCTTAAATCTGTACGCCCGACACCTGCAAGGCTTTGGGATCGAGATCCCCTATCGCAGCGAAGAGGGCGGGTACGCGAGGTACTGTGGCGACGGATCGGTTCGCGGCAAGGGAGAGATTTTGGTTTGGCAGCCACGCGACGCAAGCGTCTGA
- a CDS encoding formylmethanofuran dehydrogenase subunit A translates to MLRITGGTVYDPANQINGEVRDICIVDGRIAESAVGAREIDATGLIIFPGGVDVHTHVAGGAMNFARAMTPEDHRRTQTFIRNQSRRSGIGGMTPSTFATGYLYAGMGWTTVNEAAVPVLSARHTHEELGEIPIVDKSCLVLMANNEIMMDLIQAGEYEKAKDVVAWYVWAAKAYGVKAVSPGGVAAWKWGEDAKQLTSPIAGYHKLTPGDIVKNLARIVDDLQLPHPMHLHCNNLGAPGSISTTIETMKHLEGHRAHIAHLQYHAYGGDDWDTIRSESAQMADYFNAHPHMTTDAGAVLFGDAVTITADGPWQHMLYQLTGRKWGNLDVENETGCGIVPYTYKPSNLVNAVQWAVGLELLLLINDPWRVFLTTDHPNGACFWRYPEIIQLLMSADFRNDCMKILPPQIKSRITLPELTREYTLYEIATITSAGPARALGLAQKGNLGIGKDADLVIYRADKDIARMFGHPRYVIKAGEIVIDDGDIRETPEGQQFIAKPQYNPDTDAFLRPRFEDCYSLAFENYPVDISGIEQPEVHDCDTNP, encoded by the coding sequence ATGCTTCGCATCACGGGGGGGACCGTTTATGATCCCGCCAACCAGATCAACGGCGAAGTCCGCGACATCTGCATCGTCGACGGGCGGATCGCGGAGTCGGCCGTCGGAGCTCGCGAGATCGATGCGACCGGCTTGATCATCTTTCCCGGCGGCGTCGACGTGCATACGCATGTCGCCGGCGGCGCGATGAATTTTGCTCGAGCGATGACGCCCGAGGACCATCGCCGCACGCAGACCTTCATCCGAAACCAATCCCGTCGGTCGGGCATTGGCGGGATGACGCCCAGCACGTTTGCGACAGGTTATCTGTACGCCGGGATGGGCTGGACGACGGTCAACGAAGCGGCGGTGCCGGTGCTGTCGGCACGCCACACGCACGAAGAGCTTGGCGAGATCCCAATCGTCGACAAGAGCTGCCTGGTGTTGATGGCCAACAACGAGATCATGATGGATCTGATCCAGGCGGGAGAATACGAAAAGGCGAAAGATGTCGTCGCCTGGTATGTCTGGGCTGCCAAAGCGTACGGCGTCAAAGCGGTCAGCCCCGGCGGCGTGGCGGCGTGGAAGTGGGGCGAGGACGCGAAGCAATTGACCAGCCCGATCGCTGGGTATCACAAGCTGACGCCGGGCGACATCGTGAAAAACCTGGCTCGGATCGTCGACGATCTCCAGCTGCCCCATCCGATGCACCTGCACTGCAACAACCTGGGCGCACCGGGGAGCATTTCGACGACGATCGAAACGATGAAGCATCTGGAAGGGCATCGCGCTCACATCGCTCACCTTCAGTATCACGCTTACGGCGGCGACGACTGGGATACGATCCGCAGCGAATCGGCGCAGATGGCCGACTACTTCAACGCTCATCCTCACATGACAACCGACGCCGGAGCGGTGCTGTTTGGCGACGCGGTCACGATCACCGCCGATGGGCCTTGGCAACACATGCTGTACCAATTGACGGGGCGGAAGTGGGGCAATCTGGATGTCGAAAACGAAACCGGCTGCGGGATCGTCCCCTACACCTACAAGCCATCGAATTTGGTGAACGCCGTGCAGTGGGCAGTCGGATTGGAACTGTTGCTGTTGATCAACGATCCGTGGCGAGTTTTCCTGACGACCGATCATCCCAACGGAGCCTGCTTTTGGCGGTATCCGGAGATCATTCAGTTGTTGATGTCGGCCGACTTCCGCAACGACTGCATGAAGATCCTCCCGCCGCAGATCAAGAGTCGAATCACGCTGCCCGAACTGACGCGTGAGTACACGCTTTACGAAATTGCAACGATCACATCCGCCGGACCCGCCCGCGCTTTGGGGCTCGCCCAGAAGGGGAACCTTGGGATCGGCAAAGATGCCGACCTGGTGATCTATCGCGCCGACAAAGATATCGCCCGGATGTTTGGCCACCCGCGGTACGTGATCAAAGCGGGAGAGATCGTGATCGACGATGGCGATATCCGCGAGACGCCCGAAGGGCAACAGTTCATCGCCAAACCGCAATACAATCCCGACACCGACGCCTTCCTGCGACCGCGGTTTGAGGATTGTTATTCGCTGGCGTTCGAAAACTATCCCGTCGACATCAGCGGAATCGAACAGCCCGAAGTGCACGACTGCGACACAAATCCATGA
- the fhcD gene encoding formylmethanofuran--tetrahydromethanopterin N-formyltransferase, protein MNALPKIDDTFAEAFPMKATRLIITAIDAELAKIAAQEFCGNASSVIGCDAEAGIERVLAPDQTPDGRPGVSVLAFAFNRKSLEKAVASRIGQNILTCPTTACYAGMTSESKEDRIKIGAQLRFFGDGYQFSKKLADRRFWRIPVMDGEFVCEDVTGTMKGIGGGNLLVCGRSQIETLAAVRAAVAAIQSLDDVILPFPAGIVRSGSKVGSKYDKLPASTSHTWCPTLIGQCDSDLEAGERAVYEIVIDGLSEQAVATAMAVGLRAASLPGVLRISAGNYGGKLGPHHFHLHRLPTID, encoded by the coding sequence ATGAACGCCCTTCCCAAAATCGACGATACGTTTGCCGAAGCCTTTCCGATGAAGGCGACCCGGTTGATCATCACGGCGATCGATGCGGAACTTGCGAAAATCGCGGCTCAGGAATTCTGCGGTAACGCGTCGAGCGTGATCGGATGCGATGCCGAAGCGGGGATCGAACGCGTGCTCGCCCCCGATCAAACTCCCGACGGGCGACCGGGGGTGAGCGTGCTGGCGTTTGCGTTCAATCGCAAGTCCTTAGAGAAAGCGGTGGCGTCGCGGATCGGCCAGAATATCCTCACCTGCCCGACAACCGCTTGTTATGCGGGAATGACTAGCGAGTCGAAAGAGGATCGGATCAAGATCGGAGCCCAGCTGCGGTTCTTCGGCGATGGCTACCAGTTCTCCAAGAAGTTGGCCGACCGCCGGTTTTGGCGGATCCCTGTAATGGACGGCGAGTTCGTCTGCGAAGATGTCACCGGAACCATGAAGGGGATCGGCGGGGGCAATCTGCTGGTCTGTGGCCGCTCGCAGATCGAAACCCTTGCCGCCGTGCGAGCCGCCGTCGCGGCGATCCAGTCGCTCGACGATGTGATCCTGCCGTTCCCCGCCGGGATCGTCCGCAGCGGATCGAAGGTCGGATCGAAATACGACAAACTGCCCGCGAGCACTAGCCACACGTGGTGCCCGACGCTGATCGGACAATGCGACAGCGATCTCGAAGCGGGTGAACGCGCGGTCTACGAGATCGTGATCGATGGGCTCTCCGAACAAGCGGTTGCCACGGCGATGGCGGTCGGCCTGCGAGCGGCTTCGCTGCCGGGAGTCCTGCGAATTTCAGCTGGCAATTACGGCGGCAAACTAGGACCACATCACTTTCATTTGCATCGGTTGCCAACGATCGATTGA
- a CDS encoding fumarylacetoacetate hydrolase family protein, with the protein MRYCRFEIDNVVQLGLIAGDRITPLAGIDATLPSTMQELMATEDLDARLAKAGGAESIAVDSVKILAPVGAPEKVICIGLNYRDHAIETNSPIPESPVVFCKFPSSVVGPGDPIILPSVSDSVDYEAELVIVIGKTAHNVSVDEAMDCVFGYTCGHDVSARDWQKGTPGGQWLLGKTFDTFAPIGPVIVDKSELSDPGNLSVKMHVSGETLQDGTTRELIFSIPELIAHLTQIATLRPGDLIFTGTPPGVGAARTPKRFLKPGDSCTVEIEGIGSLTNPCVAADSDEAKSFRAQRFA; encoded by the coding sequence ATGCGCTACTGCCGTTTTGAAATCGACAATGTTGTCCAGTTGGGTCTTATTGCTGGCGACCGGATCACGCCGTTGGCGGGAATCGATGCCACGCTCCCGAGCACGATGCAGGAACTGATGGCGACCGAGGACCTCGATGCGCGGCTGGCCAAAGCGGGCGGTGCGGAGAGCATCGCCGTCGATTCGGTGAAGATTCTCGCACCCGTTGGGGCTCCTGAAAAAGTGATCTGCATCGGATTGAACTACCGCGACCACGCGATCGAAACGAACAGCCCGATCCCCGAATCCCCTGTCGTTTTCTGCAAATTCCCCTCCAGCGTGGTTGGCCCGGGCGATCCGATCATCTTGCCATCGGTCAGCGACAGCGTCGACTACGAAGCGGAATTGGTGATCGTGATCGGCAAGACAGCTCATAATGTTTCGGTCGACGAAGCGATGGATTGTGTCTTCGGATACACCTGTGGCCACGACGTCTCGGCTCGCGATTGGCAAAAGGGAACTCCCGGCGGCCAGTGGCTGTTGGGCAAAACCTTCGACACCTTTGCACCGATCGGTCCGGTGATCGTCGACAAATCGGAGCTCTCCGATCCGGGCAACCTGTCGGTCAAGATGCACGTTTCGGGCGAAACGCTGCAAGATGGCACAACGCGCGAGCTGATCTTCAGCATCCCTGAGCTGATCGCTCACCTGACTCAGATCGCCACGCTACGCCCTGGCGATCTGATCTTCACCGGCACACCTCCGGGAGTCGGTGCGGCGCGGACGCCGAAGCGTTTCCTGAAACCAGGCGACAGCTGCACCGTCGAAATCGAAGGGATCGGCAGCTTGACCAACCCTTGTGTCGCGGCTGATAGCGACGAAGCGAAGTCGTTTCGCGCTCAGCGGTTTGCGTAA
- a CDS encoding SDR family NAD(P)-dependent oxidoreductase, with protein MASHVEDSASLKDRTVVVTGGSSGIGRATCLHMAARGAAVVVHYRQNEAGAEETAEAIRAIGGEASIVQADLQSAADRESLVDICWQRHDRIDSWVHNAGADVLTGDAAKLSFQEKLDLLWAVDVRGTTDLARRVGDRMREQPAAGLPASMVFIGWDQAPHGMEGDAGMMFAPVKAAVMALSKSMAQTLAPDVRVNCVAPGWIRTAWGEVADEGWNRRAIDSSLLQRWGSPDDVAAAIAFLCSPAAAFINAQTLEVNGGWNRKP; from the coding sequence ATGGCCAGTCACGTCGAAGATTCGGCTAGCCTGAAGGATCGGACGGTTGTCGTCACGGGCGGTTCCAGCGGTATCGGCCGGGCGACCTGCCTGCACATGGCAGCTCGCGGCGCGGCTGTCGTTGTGCATTACCGGCAGAACGAAGCGGGAGCCGAAGAGACGGCGGAGGCGATTCGTGCAATCGGTGGCGAGGCGTCGATCGTGCAGGCGGATTTGCAATCCGCCGCCGACCGAGAGTCGTTGGTCGACATCTGTTGGCAACGGCATGACCGCATCGACAGCTGGGTTCATAACGCGGGGGCCGATGTGTTGACGGGCGACGCCGCCAAACTGAGCTTTCAAGAAAAGCTCGATCTGTTGTGGGCCGTCGATGTCCGCGGCACGACCGATCTGGCGCGTCGTGTCGGTGATCGGATGCGTGAACAACCTGCCGCGGGGCTCCCTGCTTCGATGGTCTTCATCGGCTGGGACCAAGCTCCGCACGGGATGGAAGGGGATGCCGGGATGATGTTTGCCCCGGTTAAAGCTGCGGTGATGGCGTTGTCCAAGAGCATGGCTCAAACGCTTGCTCCCGATGTTCGCGTCAATTGCGTAGCGCCCGGATGGATCCGGACCGCCTGGGGCGAAGTCGCCGACGAGGGGTGGAACCGGCGAGCGATCGACAGTTCGCTGCTGCAACGTTGGGGCAGCCCCGACGACGTGGCTGCCGCGATCGCATTCTTATGCAGCCCCGCCGCTGCATTCATCAATGCCCAGACACTCGAAGTCAACGGCGGCTGGAATCGCAAGCCATAG
- a CDS encoding Rpn family recombination-promoting nuclease/putative transposase — protein sequence MPLGISPLVDFAFKKIFGSPENVQALIGLLNAVLCLEHPIVSVEILNPFNYQEFKEAKQIILDVRARDTTGRMLNVELQVAAFPGLLQRLTYYACSMYVEQLERGDDYHRLCSAISICFVNQNLHRGSAQAHHWYQMVDRESGRTFGDGIEVHTVELPKYNLREETIAEASPLEQWAFFLLNAHRYDADRLRELLPAVEFQTAIIVVERIAEKTEDRVMYDQRERAIRDYEWSIASARDEGREQGIEQGMEKGSIAGQIQLTQDLLDEPPQSLSDLQQLSIEELNQLLAELRTRLHDRLA from the coding sequence ATGCCGCTTGGTATCAGTCCGCTCGTCGATTTTGCGTTTAAGAAGATCTTTGGCAGTCCCGAGAACGTGCAGGCATTGATCGGCTTGCTCAACGCGGTGCTCTGTTTGGAACATCCGATCGTGTCGGTGGAGATTCTCAATCCTTTCAATTACCAGGAATTCAAGGAGGCGAAGCAGATCATCCTGGACGTTCGCGCACGCGATACTACGGGGAGGATGTTGAATGTCGAGCTGCAGGTTGCGGCGTTTCCCGGATTGTTGCAGCGATTGACGTATTACGCTTGTTCGATGTATGTCGAGCAACTTGAGCGGGGGGACGACTACCATCGCCTCTGTTCGGCAATTTCCATTTGTTTTGTAAATCAGAACCTGCATAGAGGTTCGGCGCAGGCTCACCATTGGTATCAAATGGTCGATCGCGAGAGCGGGCGAACTTTTGGCGATGGTATCGAAGTACACACCGTCGAATTGCCGAAGTATAATTTAAGGGAAGAGACGATCGCAGAGGCGAGTCCGCTCGAACAATGGGCCTTCTTTCTTTTGAATGCACATCGTTACGATGCAGACCGTTTGCGGGAGTTGTTACCTGCGGTGGAGTTTCAAACAGCGATTATCGTCGTAGAGCGGATCGCTGAGAAAACGGAGGATAGGGTGATGTACGATCAGCGTGAAAGAGCTATTCGCGACTACGAATGGTCGATCGCCAGTGCCCGCGATGAGGGACGCGAACAAGGTATAGAGCAAGGCATGGAAAAAGGATCGATTGCAGGGCAGATCCAGCTGACTCAAGATCTGTTGGACGAGCCTCCGCAATCGCTTTCCGATTTGCAGCAACTCTCGATCGAGGAACTCAATCAGCTGTTAGCGGAACTGCGGACGCGGCTGCACGATCGACTGGCTTAG
- a CDS encoding DUF1552 domain-containing protein — MNRNAFSATTSSKRTQGVNRRLFLRGTGAALGLPFLASSKWLRGSETATPPLRNAFIYFPNGVWEKAWVPEKTGSDYQLTPSLEPIEAIRNKVLVLTGLDKKHSHGGDGHYAKTANFLTGMPVAKTTGKNISSGGVSVDQLIAQHNSGLTPIPSLELGTEPVISGIDSNVGYTRLYGSHISWQSPSRPVAKEINPRVVYERLFGQKQAKGALADSNLLDYVLEDARRVRKTLGRDDQFKMDEYLDSVRSVERRIEYAMREDPRQWQPTLDAAQIAARRPGAPAEFREHIDVMLDLMVLAFQTDSTRVCSMMFANDVSGRNFSFLDGVKGGHHELSHHENNEKKIDQYQRINRWHVEQFTKMIQKMDAIQEGEGTLLDHSMIMFGSSFSDGNRHDPDNLPILLAGGGSTGIQSGRHLAAEGQVPLCNLYLSMLRRNGIELESFGDSNAELSI, encoded by the coding sequence ATGAACCGCAACGCTTTTTCCGCAACGACTTCGTCCAAGAGAACTCAAGGTGTCAACCGTCGTCTGTTCCTGCGAGGAACCGGCGCCGCGTTGGGGTTGCCGTTCCTGGCGTCCAGCAAATGGCTGCGAGGTAGCGAGACGGCGACGCCACCGCTGCGAAACGCTTTCATCTACTTCCCCAACGGTGTCTGGGAAAAGGCTTGGGTGCCGGAGAAGACGGGCAGCGATTATCAGTTGACGCCGTCGCTGGAACCGATCGAAGCGATCCGCAACAAGGTGTTGGTGCTGACCGGGCTGGATAAAAAGCACAGCCACGGTGGCGACGGGCACTACGCCAAGACAGCGAACTTTTTGACCGGCATGCCCGTGGCAAAGACGACCGGCAAAAACATCAGCAGCGGCGGTGTTTCGGTCGACCAATTGATCGCTCAACACAACAGCGGGCTGACTCCCATTCCGTCGTTGGAACTTGGGACCGAACCTGTGATCAGCGGCATCGACAGCAACGTCGGCTACACGCGGTTGTACGGTTCGCACATCTCGTGGCAATCGCCGTCGCGACCGGTCGCTAAAGAGATCAATCCACGCGTCGTCTATGAACGCCTGTTCGGCCAGAAGCAGGCCAAGGGTGCGTTGGCCGACAGCAATCTATTGGACTACGTTTTGGAGGACGCCCGACGCGTTCGCAAGACGCTCGGGCGCGACGATCAATTCAAGATGGACGAGTATCTCGATTCGGTGCGGTCGGTCGAACGGCGGATCGAATATGCGATGCGCGAAGATCCGCGGCAATGGCAACCGACACTCGACGCCGCGCAGATCGCAGCCCGCCGGCCCGGTGCTCCCGCCGAATTCCGCGAACACATCGACGTGATGCTCGACCTGATGGTCTTGGCCTTCCAAACCGATTCGACTCGCGTCTGCAGCATGATGTTCGCCAACGACGTCTCGGGACGCAACTTCTCGTTCCTCGACGGCGTCAAAGGTGGCCACCACGAACTGTCGCACCACGAGAACAACGAAAAGAAGATCGACCAATACCAGCGGATCAATCGTTGGCATGTCGAACAATTTACGAAGATGATCCAGAAGATGGACGCGATCCAGGAAGGGGAGGGGACGCTGTTGGATCACTCGATGATTATGTTCGGTTCGAGCTTCTCCGACGGCAACCGCCACGATCCCGACAACTTGCCGATCTTGTTGGCTGGTGGCGGCAGCACCGGAATCCAATCCGGACGCCATCTCGCGGCCGAAGGACAAGTGCCGTTGTGCAACCTTTACCTATCGATGCTGCGACGCAACGGCATCGAACTGGAGAGCTTCGGCGACAGCAACGCCGAACTGTCGATCTAA
- a CDS encoding DUF1592 domain-containing protein, translating into MDRLFAFNGMLAIAVALTFGHSSASAVDAKALEKWKKDFNESVLPIIQSRCIECHRGEDADGEFDLAKFPSGEEVAKQMGIWERVGKRVRLKEMPPEGSPQLNDEQKSAFHRWLDSQPKEDLCSQIANEETQAWYRGVVMSRRLTRTEYLNAVRDATGVAVDPRFEIPSDGAGGEGFDTNGDSLFTSPIHVEQYLAVAADVIGRAIADPASTENAPLQLTLPGKAADGSELSAEQAARATLGRFARRAWRRPIADEEVDRLMQLFAAVQADGKDYKQSIAEPLKAVLLSPNFMFVVESESAEGGVQRLTPHQLAMRLSLFLWSSIPDEQLLARADAGELDTPEQIIAETRRMLDDPKARYLGENFGLQWININNLLTNIRPDAEVYPEYNRQLAEDLREEAILTIANVFREDRSLLELIDAPYVYANDRIAKHYGLNAADGADWQPLDTGETGRGGVLTLGATLMATSYPRRTSPVLRGRWLLEDILGSRVPPPPPGVPALEAAETEKVVSLRERLEIHRKNPECASCHNRMDPLGFGLENFDALGRWRESENGFTIDAGGKLPSGESFTGPSELKKVVLKRSHDFEKHFVKKLLGFALGRGLNKFDQCVIEDCMKALKEQDHRAAAIIETIVVSYPFQHRYFKAAE; encoded by the coding sequence ATGGATCGCTTGTTTGCATTCAACGGAATGCTTGCTATCGCTGTCGCTCTCACTTTCGGGCACTCATCGGCCTCAGCTGTCGATGCCAAGGCGCTCGAGAAATGGAAGAAGGACTTCAACGAATCGGTCCTTCCGATCATCCAGTCGCGTTGCATCGAGTGTCACCGCGGCGAGGACGCCGATGGAGAGTTCGATCTTGCCAAATTTCCCAGTGGCGAAGAAGTCGCCAAGCAGATGGGGATCTGGGAACGCGTCGGCAAACGAGTACGGCTGAAGGAGATGCCGCCGGAGGGAAGTCCGCAACTGAACGACGAGCAGAAGAGTGCGTTCCATCGCTGGTTGGATTCGCAACCGAAAGAGGATCTGTGTTCGCAGATTGCCAACGAGGAGACCCAAGCGTGGTATCGCGGCGTGGTGATGAGTCGCCGATTGACGCGGACCGAATATTTGAACGCGGTCCGCGATGCGACGGGAGTTGCCGTCGATCCACGGTTTGAAATCCCATCGGACGGCGCCGGCGGCGAGGGCTTCGATACCAACGGCGATTCGCTGTTCACCTCACCGATTCATGTCGAACAATATCTGGCTGTCGCCGCCGACGTGATCGGCCGCGCGATCGCTGATCCCGCGTCGACGGAAAATGCTCCGCTTCAATTGACCTTGCCAGGCAAGGCAGCTGACGGATCGGAACTCTCCGCCGAACAAGCCGCTCGCGCGACCCTCGGTCGATTTGCGCGGCGGGCTTGGCGACGTCCGATCGCCGACGAAGAAGTCGATCGTTTGATGCAGTTGTTCGCTGCAGTTCAGGCCGACGGAAAAGACTACAAGCAATCAATCGCTGAACCGCTGAAGGCAGTTCTCCTGTCGCCCAACTTCATGTTTGTCGTCGAATCGGAGTCGGCTGAAGGAGGCGTGCAACGGCTGACACCGCATCAATTGGCGATGCGATTGTCGCTGTTCCTGTGGTCTTCGATTCCCGACGAGCAACTACTCGCGCGAGCCGACGCGGGTGAACTCGACACGCCCGAACAAATCATTGCCGAAACGCGGCGGATGCTCGACGATCCAAAGGCTCGCTACCTGGGCGAGAACTTCGGCTTGCAATGGATCAACATCAACAACCTACTGACCAACATCCGCCCCGATGCGGAGGTCTATCCGGAATACAATCGCCAGCTGGCCGAAGATCTTCGCGAAGAAGCGATCCTGACGATCGCAAACGTCTTCCGCGAGGACCGATCGCTGCTGGAATTGATCGACGCCCCGTACGTCTACGCCAACGACCGAATCGCAAAACACTATGGTTTGAACGCGGCCGACGGTGCCGATTGGCAACCTCTCGACACAGGAGAAACGGGGCGAGGCGGAGTGCTCACGCTTGGGGCGACGCTGATGGCGACATCCTATCCGCGACGGACCAGCCCGGTGCTGCGAGGCCGTTGGCTGCTGGAAGACATCCTCGGATCGCGCGTTCCGCCACCGCCGCCGGGCGTTCCGGCGTTGGAAGCCGCGGAGACGGAGAAAGTGGTATCGCTGCGCGAGCGACTGGAGATCCACCGCAAGAATCCCGAGTGCGCATCGTGCCACAACCGCATGGATCCGCTGGGCTTCGGGCTGGAAAACTTCGACGCTCTGGGCCGCTGGCGCGAATCCGAAAACGGATTTACGATCGATGCCGGGGGCAAATTGCCGTCGGGCGAATCGTTCACCGGGCCAAGCGAGTTGAAGAAAGTGGTCTTAAAACGGTCGCACGATTTCGAAAAACACTTTGTCAAGAAACTGCTCGGCTTTGCCTTGGGTCGTGGGCTCAACAAGTTCGATCAGTGTGTGATCGAAGATTGCATGAAAGCCTTAAAAGAACAGGACCATCGCGCCGCGGCGATCATCGAAACGATTGTCGTCAGTTATCCATTCCAGCATCGTTATTTCAAAGCTGCCGAATAA